Genomic segment of Malus domestica chromosome 15, GDT2T_hap1:
CTGAAGAGGAAGACCTTGGCCAGCGCCTTGAAGCCAAGCTACAAGCTGCTGAGAAGAAAAGGTAACACTTGAATTTATATAGTTTAAGAAGCTCACTCTTCTTTGATGTTGTTGGCTTAGAATGACGCGTAGTTTCACTGTCCAATGTTTTCATGGTCCACAATGTTTTGAATGGTCCCTCTTTATTTTGAAGGATTTCACTCTTTCAGTTTTTCCTTATCATGATTGAAAATATTCTTTTTCATTCTCACCAGAAAGTGAACCTGGGATTCTCTTGGACGCATATATTGGGACCCAATTTTTTCAATTGATGTTGCTTACTGTTGAACCAACAGGTTGAGTATTCTTGAAAACGCTCAAATGCGCTTGGcaaaattggatgaattgcgGCAAGCAGCTAAATGTGAGGTAGAAATGCGTGTTGAAAAGGAACGTCAAAAGCTTGGGTCTAAAGTGGAATCACGTTTTCAGCAGGCAGAGGCAAATAGAATGCTTATGCTCAAAGCTTATAGACAAAGAAGGGCTACTCTGAAGGAGAGGACATCTCAGTCCTTATTGCGGAAGATGGCTTGGGAGAAGAAGTACAAGGAGCGAGTACGTGCTGCAATTAGCCAAAAACGTGCAGCTGCTGAAAAAAAGCGATTGGCACTTTTGGAAGCAGAGAAGAATAGGGCTTGTGCAAGGATGTTGCAAGTGCAAAGAGTGGCTAAGTCTGTCTCTCATCAACGTGAGATTGAAAGGAGGGCAAAGAGGGAGCAGTTAGAAAATCGTTTGCAAAGGGTATGCATTTCATTTGGAGTTACACGAGCACAACTTATTTCTCTGTTCTACCAGTGGCCTTTTGTTGCTATTCTAGTGTTTCctaataaacttttttttttttttggttatatATTTAGGCAAAGAGGCAAAGAGCAGAGTATCTAAGGCAAAGAGGAAAGCTACAGATATCTTTTCAAGTGAGTTGGAATAGGATGCACGAGGAGGCTGATCTTCTTTCTAGGAAGTTAGCAAGGTATGCATCCTTTGAAATACTGATTTCAGAGAGTTGTTTTGGTCTGGATCAAAGCCTTGTGGTTGTTTTGGTATTTCCCAGTAGATGTTTATTATTCTTTGTTGTGTTTGGCGGTATACCAGAGTCAACTGTATTTTTTTGGTGGTTAAAGTTTTACTTGTTTCTATGGTATTGAAAATTTTTAGCTTGTAAAATGCTATTATCCAATTTTTTACCCAAGTTTAAACTACAACTTTCAGCCTAAATGAGTGTTGATATTTAATAGGTGTTGGAGGGGTTTCCTCAGGCTGAGGAGAACTACACTTGCTTTGGCAACAGATTATGATGCCTTGAAAATTACTGAAAAGACTGTCAAGTCAATGCCGTTTGAGCAGCTTGCAATTTTGATTGAATCAACTGATACCCTTCAGACTGTGAAAGCTCTTCTTGACCGGCTTGAGAGCCGGTTAAAAGTTTCCAGGGCTGTTGCCTCAATAAATTATCCATCCAACTTTGATAACATAGATCACCTTCTCAAACGAGTTGCTTCCCCAAAAAAGAGGACTACACCAAGGCCATCTTTAAGGAGTAGAAACGCAAATAAATCTTCTTCCATCAGGGACACAGCTAGAAATTCTGTTAAATTATCAAGATATCCGATGAGAGTGGTTCTTTGTGCTTACATGATTTTGGGTCATCCAGATGCGGTTTTCAGTGGTAGAGGAGAGCGTGAAATTTCTCTGGCCAAATCTGCAGAAGAGTTTGTTAGACAGTTTGAGTTACTACTAAAGGTTATATTCGATGGCCCCATACAAAGTTCTGATGATGAGTCTGATCCCGCATTGCCCAAACATTTGACCTTCAGATCTCAGCTTGGAGCCTTTGATAAAGCATGGTGCTCCTACTTGAATTGTTTTGTGGGTTGGAAGGTTAAGGATGCTCAGTTATTAGTGGAAGATTTGGTGAGAGCAGCATGCCATTTAGAGCTCTCTATGATTCAAACTTGCAAGATGACTCCGGAAGGAGTGACTGGTGATCTTACTCATGATATGAAGGCTATTCAGAAACAGGTACGTTAGTTGTATAttgattttattattatttttcctttgttttctttcttaaaAAATTTGTGTGACATATTTAAGAAGACTGGGTTTGTTCCACCATCAGCAAAAAGATCCAGCTTCTCtttctttaatatcatttgaTTTATGTATAGGGGGAAAGAAGACAAACTGGCACACCCTCCACTCCATCTTaggtttttattttctattataaACTAACGGGTTTTACTCACCTTCCtctttccattttctacttATTCTTGTGGCTTGCTTGTGAACATTTATGTTTTCAATTACAATCATGGCAAAGATGTTTGGGAAAATATATATGTCACTTTTCAAAAAGGAAAAGGGATGCTTGCTAACTTTCATCTCTTTCAGTGATAGGGGCCGATCTTTTCTATACAGTAAAAGAATAAGCTAAATATTGACTAGTTTTACTAATTTCCTTTGTAGGAGATTGTTCAACTTTGTCCTTCTTTTTTGACAATCTAGCAGTATGTTGACCTATTGGCTGACATTTTGAGTTATATGTTGGCATAGGTTACTGAAGACCAAAAGCTATTGAGGGAAAAAGTGCAGCACCTAGGTGGAGATGCTGGGATCGAGCGTATGAAATCTGCTATATCTGAAACACGGTTAAAATACTTTCAAGCAAAGGAAAATGGAAGCCCATCAGGGTTGCAGGTCACACACATTATTTCTCCAAGTCCCCCTAGTTCAACACTCAGTCCTTCTGCTAGTGCAGATAAGAGAAGTAATCCAGGTCGTGTAGTCCGATCCTTATTTAGGGAAGATGATACTTTTCATCATGGAGTTGTGTCCTCTGCTAGGAAAACCAGTTTGGATCAGCAGCTTGGATCTTCTTCACAAAAGTTGGTCACAGAGAATGAATTAATTGTGAATGAGTTTCTCCACGAGCAGAAGCAGGAATTTGCTGATATTTTTAATGTTACTGATGAAGATCCAAACAATGTTCAGGTTTGTGCATTTtcatatttataaataatattAGTGGttgaagttaaaaatgtaaatattATTGTTCTGGATGTTGACAGACTCATAAGTAATGCCTTTTCATCTATTTGTGGTCATATTTTGAGAAGgatattttgtttgttgttACACATGTATTTACTGATGATGAGCCATAAATTTTACCACTTTTCTGATTGATGGGTATTATATTTTCCAGTCAAAGATAAGACAGACAATGGAGAAGGCTTTTTGGGATGGTGTAATTGAATCTGTAAAAGAGGATGAGCCCAACTATGACAGAATAATTCAACTCATGATGGAGATGAGGGATGAAATCTGTGAGATGGCTCCACAGAGCTGGAAGCAAGAGATTTTTGATGCTATTGATGTGGATATTCTCTCTCAGGTAGCAGCACCATTAATTGTCTTCTCTAACATTACTTCGCGTGCATGTATAGAAAATTAACTTCTATTCTTTGTCCTTAGGTTTTGAAATCCGGTAACCTGGACATTGACTACCTGGGAAAGATCCTAGAGTTTTCAATGGTCACTTTGCGAAGGCTGTCCTCTCCGGCGACTGATGATGAAATGATGGTCACATACCAGAGTTTAAGGAAAGAACTAGATGAGATATGTCAAACCAGGGACGACTCCAACTGCTCAAGTGTCCTGGCAATGATCAAGGGCCTGCGTTTTGTTCTAGAGCAGATTCAGGTATGTCTCCGGTTTTAGTTGTACATCTGAAAAAGGTTTCACATATTATGAATTTCTTTTGTGGAATAGAAACCTAGGGGCAATAAGTTTCCGAAGGGTAATAGTAACATCTTTCATTGAATTATTGGTACTGTACACGTATTTTTGTAGTAGTATTTGCGAGTTTTTTGCATGAGAATTGAAAACGTTTTCTGTGTATTTGATTGTTACCTTTTATATCTCAAAAAATTCTATATAGAACACTAGTTAGTGGATTCAAAGTGTCATAATGTTTATTGAAATACATATTGAAATACCAAGATTCCCCCAGAGTAATGTAACGTTGGATTTTGTGACAGGCGCTTAAACGAGAGATTAGCAAAGCACGTATAAGAATTATGAAACCTTTGTTAAAGGGGCCAACTGGTGTGGAATACCTGAGAAAAGCCTTTGCCAGTCGCCATGGGTCTCCCTCAGATGCCAATACCTCTATACCACTTACAGCACAGTGGCTTTCAGCAGTGTGGGATTGCAAAGATCAGGAGTGGCAAGAACatacaatctcttgctcaactcTGATGAGTGGTGATAATCCCTCTCAGGGATTTGTTCCTTCCACCGCCCTTAGAAGTGGTGGAAGCTTTCTGGTGAAATCAAATTCCCCTTCTACTTCTGCTTCTACTAATAGCACAGGTTTGAGTACGGAGATTacgtttgtaattttttttattttgagggGATGTTTGTAATCGCAAAGTGGGTTCTGTGTTTCTTTGTTTAATACGTGTTTGTTTCCTTTGGACCAGGTATTCAACAACCCGAATGTAAGGGAGAAACAGTTGATTTGTTGGTGAGGCTTGGTTTATTGAAGTTGGTTAGCGGTGTGTCTGGTTTGACCGAAGAGGCTCTACCTGAGACTTTCAAGCTTAACCATTCTAGGCTGAGGGCTGTTCAGGCTCAAATTCAGAAAATTATTGTTACTTCCATAAGGTAACTTAGTGCGAGCATTCGGATTTACTTGAAACAATATGggggtttcttttttctttttgagtgCATAAAAAGTAACGTTCCTAAATGATCAACATTTCAGTTGTCTTTGCTTTGAGTGACTATATCATAGATTTCTAATCCCCGGTGAAAAATATGTAAATGCAGCATCCTTATTTGCCGGCAAACCCTTTTAAGCGAGAGGGTAGTAACCAGCTCTGTAGACATGGAACACATAGTATCAAAATGCACTGAGCGACTCTTGGGCACCTTGGACAGTGTTGAAGAAGCAGGCATGGAGGAAATTGTTGAATCAATTAGTGACTTCTCGATTGACAGTAACAAAGTTGTAGACAGTGAGAAGCTTCGGTCAAGGAAGGCAGTTATGGCGAGCATGTTAGGAAGGAGCTTGCAAGCTGAGGATCCCGTGTTTAAAAGGGTTTCTCGTGCTGTATATATGGCTGCAAGGGGAGTGGTTCTTGGCGGAAGTGGATCCCTAGGAAGAAAATTAGCGGAAACAGCACTCCGGCAAGTTGGAGCTGTTGCGCTGACCGACAGTGTGGGGGAAGCCGCGGAGGTTTTAGTGGTGGCAGCCACCGTATCGGTTAGTGTTTATGGACCTTGGTATATACATCTGACTGAGAACATGTGAAGGGGTTGTGTTTGTCGAAAATTATGACGACGTCGTAcatggaaaagaaataaaatacacACGAGTATATACATGGTGGTGGTGTGTGTTGTGTGTACAAGTTGTGGGGGCAGTGGAGATATGCAGTGTGTAATTTGTAAAGCTAGTTCTAGATTGTATGTAGCTGTGTAGATGTAAGGTATGGATATTTCAAATTCTTTCATGTAATGAAAAATAAAGATGTGAATATTTTCTAGACTAAATTTGGATTCAAGGTGCTCTgtgttttttaaaataaaaacgaaaactAAAGTGAAACGGTTCCCCTCCTATCTGTGGTCGAGGGTGACCGCGTCGGTCATAATACCCCTAGTACTGATGTACAGCCTTTTCTCGAGTTGATAGAGTTGGGGTTTCATTTACCCACAACGGAGGAACCGCTACCACCAGGCAGGCGGCCACGGGTCATAACATACTCTTCGTTCAAGAATCTCAACGGAAAGTTtcaccttaattttcaaaacaccttaattttcaaaacttcacggCAAAGCGaatgtgaaaataaattgattgaatggTGATTTATGTCGGAATTTGCAAAATCGACTAAAAATCATGAGTGTTAATccacattttttttgtaaaaaaaggcaaattttttattttctctatatTTTCTGTGAGCATTAAAGAAAATCTTTATAATGTATGTGGAAGcggatttacaatttattgagcaacaagtgtatatttaagccgaaaagtaaaaaaaaaaaaaaaaaaaaaaaaaaaatatatatatatatatatatatagatgttaAAATGTATATTTCGTGTATATTTGTTAAAAtcacatgtaggtgaggcttaaaacaataataacaaaattttgttttgttaaatagCTTTTCACCCTCTTTCGATTGACAAATAGAGTTCTATTAATATATAGTTTAGATttagataaaagaaaaattaacaaaaaaaaaaaggttcaaatatatttaaatttaggcTTTAAATCATTGATTTCAAGTGTTTAAATAcgagttataataattttgcacaaaaaaatatattttgaagaatatgatagtttgttgtagtggtaagagaaataaaaggaaaatgttCAAAAATGTTTCAGATTCTTGAGGGTGccagaaagtttttttttatttctgttaCTACTTCAACAAACTATCATATTC
This window contains:
- the LOC103416428 gene encoding uncharacterized protein isoform X1, whose amino-acid sequence is MVGGGGGGVAMDFPADERASSFSSPPRLPTRLRRRLSLVDCNKTPNTAEQIQAKLRLADLRRQEHYEKLSSKARAKPRSPSRSSSEEEDLGQRLEAKLQAAEKKRLSILENAQMRLAKLDELRQAAKCEVEMRVEKERQKLGSKVESRFQQAEANRMLMLKAYRQRRATLKERTSQSLLRKMAWEKKYKERVRAAISQKRAAAEKKRLALLEAEKNRACARMLQVQRVAKSVSHQREIERRAKREQLENRLQRAKRQRAEYLRQRGKLQISFQVSWNRMHEEADLLSRKLARCWRGFLRLRRTTLALATDYDALKITEKTVKSMPFEQLAILIESTDTLQTVKALLDRLESRLKVSRAVASINYPSNFDNIDHLLKRVASPKKRTTPRPSLRSRNANKSSSIRDTARNSVKLSRYPMRVVLCAYMILGHPDAVFSGRGEREISLAKSAEEFVRQFELLLKVIFDGPIQSSDDESDPALPKHLTFRSQLGAFDKAWCSYLNCFVGWKVKDAQLLVEDLVRAACHLELSMIQTCKMTPEGVTGDLTHDMKAIQKQVTEDQKLLREKVQHLGGDAGIERMKSAISETRLKYFQAKENGSPSGLQVTHIISPSPPSSTLSPSASADKRSNPGRVVRSLFREDDTFHHGVVSSARKTSLDQQLGSSSQKLVTENELIVNEFLHEQKQEFADIFNVTDEDPNNVQSKIRQTMEKAFWDGVIESVKEDEPNYDRIIQLMMEMRDEICEMAPQSWKQEIFDAIDVDILSQVLKSGNLDIDYLGKILEFSMVTLRRLSSPATDDEMMVTYQSLRKELDEICQTRDDSNCSSVLAMIKGLRFVLEQIQALKREISKARIRIMKPLLKGPTGVEYLRKAFASRHGSPSDANTSIPLTAQWLSAVWDCKDQEWQEHTISCSTLMSGDNPSQGFVPSTALRSGGSFLVKSNSPSTSASTNSTGIQQPECKGETVDLLVRLGLLKLVSGVSGLTEEALPETFKLNHSRLRAVQAQIQKIIVTSISILICRQTLLSERVVTSSVDMEHIVSKCTERLLGTLDSVEEAGMEEIVESISDFSIDSNKVVDSEKLRSRKAVMASMLGRSLQAEDPVFKRVSRAVYMAARGVVLGGSGSLGRKLAETALRQVGAVALTDSVGEAAEVLVVAATVSVSVYGPWYIHLTENM
- the LOC103416428 gene encoding uncharacterized protein isoform X2 → MRLAKLDELRQAAKCEVEMRVEKERQKLGSKVESRFQQAEANRMLMLKAYRQRRATLKERTSQSLLRKMAWEKKYKERVRAAISQKRAAAEKKRLALLEAEKNRACARMLQVQRVAKSVSHQREIERRAKREQLENRLQRAKRQRAEYLRQRGKLQISFQVSWNRMHEEADLLSRKLARCWRGFLRLRRTTLALATDYDALKITEKTVKSMPFEQLAILIESTDTLQTVKALLDRLESRLKVSRAVASINYPSNFDNIDHLLKRVASPKKRTTPRPSLRSRNANKSSSIRDTARNSVKLSRYPMRVVLCAYMILGHPDAVFSGRGEREISLAKSAEEFVRQFELLLKVIFDGPIQSSDDESDPALPKHLTFRSQLGAFDKAWCSYLNCFVGWKVKDAQLLVEDLVRAACHLELSMIQTCKMTPEGVTGDLTHDMKAIQKQVTEDQKLLREKVQHLGGDAGIERMKSAISETRLKYFQAKENGSPSGLQVTHIISPSPPSSTLSPSASADKRSNPGRVVRSLFREDDTFHHGVVSSARKTSLDQQLGSSSQKLVTENELIVNEFLHEQKQEFADIFNVTDEDPNNVQSKIRQTMEKAFWDGVIESVKEDEPNYDRIIQLMMEMRDEICEMAPQSWKQEIFDAIDVDILSQVLKSGNLDIDYLGKILEFSMVTLRRLSSPATDDEMMVTYQSLRKELDEICQTRDDSNCSSVLAMIKGLRFVLEQIQALKREISKARIRIMKPLLKGPTGVEYLRKAFASRHGSPSDANTSIPLTAQWLSAVWDCKDQEWQEHTISCSTLMSGDNPSQGFVPSTALRSGGSFLVKSNSPSTSASTNSTGIQQPECKGETVDLLVRLGLLKLVSGVSGLTEEALPETFKLNHSRLRAVQAQIQKIIVTSISILICRQTLLSERVVTSSVDMEHIVSKCTERLLGTLDSVEEAGMEEIVESISDFSIDSNKVVDSEKLRSRKAVMASMLGRSLQAEDPVFKRVSRAVYMAARGVVLGGSGSLGRKLAETALRQVGAVALTDSVGEAAEVLVVAATVSVSVYGPWYIHLTENM